A window from Mycobacterium botniense encodes these proteins:
- a CDS encoding PGRS repeat-containing protein, protein MAPLAAPPAANADILDLVIEPVIEPVQVALAGLSDPVASLDSAAGMAELSSAGSGAAAASISSGSDPSLAGVIAGLFDTLIYQPTYTVGEFWVTNPAGEFIDNTFINPIGLALFGRDLLGNGAPGMSGGTVLQAAGGPGGLLFGDGGAGGTAASGQGGLGGPAGLIGNGGVGGAGADGAPGGDGGNGGLLMGIGGNGGDGGAGGVGDNGGAGGAGGDGVGWLFGNGGNGGAGGTGGPGADGTAGVSGFPGTNGTDGAPGGAGGPGGRGGNSSLLIGDGGNGGVGGAGGTGGAGGNGGAGADATVAGAAGGTGGNGGDGGAGGAGGTGGNAGAALGIGSVGTNGDGGAGGTGGAGGAAGDGGNGAPGTFSAGGDGDGGAGGAGGNPGTGGAGGAGGAPGDTGTGGVAGKTGEPGSTPSSGGNGGNGGAGANATTPGGAGGNGGAGGNGGLVGNGGNGGDGGNGAPGANGTSAATPTDGQAGGNGGAGGPGGNAGADAGNGIVAGAGGNGGVGGDGGAGGAGGNATGDGAVGAAGGRGGDGGAGGRWHRHRLQRGRRSGRCRRYRRHRWTRRRRRARGNHRGCRRRWRTRRRRWSRRGRGRSHRPLQHRRQRRHRGRGGGRRRRGQRRPGHRDRRDRRCRRHRRARRRRG, encoded by the coding sequence ATGGCCCCCCTGGCCGCCCCGCCGGCGGCCAACGCAGACATTCTCGACCTGGTCATCGAACCCGTCATTGAACCGGTCCAGGTGGCTCTGGCGGGTCTGAGTGATCCCGTCGCCAGTCTGGATTCCGCCGCAGGTATGGCCGAGCTGAGCAGCGCCGGCTCGGGCGCTGCTGCGGCGAGCATCTCGTCGGGGTCTGATCCATCCCTTGCCGGTGTGATTGCGGGCTTATTCGACACGCTGATCTACCAGCCGACCTATACCGTCGGGGAATTCTGGGTCACCAACCCGGCCGGTGAATTCATCGACAACACGTTCATCAACCCGATCGGCCTGGCACTGTTCGGCCGGGATCTGCTCGGCAATGGCGCGCCGGGAATGAGTGGCGGAACGGTTCTGCAGGCCGCTGGCGGGCCGGGCGGCTTGTTGTTCGGGGACGGCGGAGCCGGTGGTACCGCGGCGAGCGGTCAGGGCGGCCTCGGCGGGCCCGCCGGGCTGATCGGTAACGGCGGTGTCGGCGGCGCCGGAGCCGACGGCGCACCCGGCGGCGACGGCGGCAACGGCGGACTGCTGATGGGAATCGGCGGTAACGGCGGTGACGGCGGCGCCGGAGGTGTCGGCGACAATGGCGGCGCCGGCGGGGCCGGTGGCGACGGTGTGGGCTGGCTGTTCGGCAACGGCGGTAACGGCGGGGCCGGCGGGACCGGTGGGCCCGGCGCCGACGGCACTGCCGGTGTTTCGGGCTTCCCGGGCACGAACGGCACCGACGGCGCACCCGGCGGTGCCGGCGGTCCCGGCGGCAGAGGCGGTAACAGTAGCCTGCTGATCGGCGACGGCGGTAACGGTGGGGTCGGCGGGGCCGGCGGGACCGGCGGGGCCGGCGGCAACGGCGGGGCCGGCGCCGATGCCACGGTCGCCGGTGCCGCCGGCGGCACCGGCGGCAATGGCGGTGACGGGGGCGCTGGCGGGGCCGGCGGGACCGGCGGCAACGCGGGTGCGGCCTTGGGGATCGGCAGCGTCGGCACCAATGGCGACGGCGGCGCCGGCGGCACCGGCGGGGCCGGCGGCGCGGCCGGTGACGGCGGCAACGGCGCGCCCGGCACCTTCAGTGCCGGCGGTGACGGTGACGGCGGCGCCGGCGGGGCCGGCGGTAACCCCGGCACCGGCGGCGCCGGCGGGGCCGGCGGCGCGCCCGGCGACACCGGCACCGGCGGCGTTGCCGGCAAGACCGGCGAGCCCGGCAGCACGCCGTCCAGCGGCGGCAACGGCGGCAACGGCGGGGCCGGAGCCAACGCGACCACCCCGGGCGGCGCCGGCGGCAACGGCGGCGCCGGCGGCAACGGCGGGCTGGTCGGCAACGGCGGCAACGGCGGTGACGGCGGCAACGGTGCTCCCGGCGCCAACGGGACCTCGGCCGCTACCCCCACCGACGGACAGGCCGGCGGCAACGGCGGGGCGGGCGGTCCGGGCGGCAACGCAGGAGCAGACGCCGGCAATGGCATCGTCGCCGGGGCCGGCGGCAATGGTGGAGTCGGCGGCGACGGCGGGGCCGGCGGGGCCGGCGGTAACGCCACTGGTGACGGTGCGGTGGGCGCGGCGGGTGGTCGCGGCGGCGACGGCGGAGCCGGCGGCCGGTGGCACCGCCACCGGCTACAGCGCGGCCGCCGGTCAGGGAGGTGCCGGCGGTACAGGCGGCACCGGTGGACACGGCGGCGACGGCGGGCCCGGGGTAACCACCGCGGGTGCCGGCGGCGGTGGCGGACAAGGCGGCGACGGTGGAGCCGGCGGGGCCGGGGGCGCAGCCACCGGCCGCTTCAGCACCGGCGGCAACGGCGGCACCGGGGGCGCGGCGGGGGGCGGCGGCGCCGGGGGCAACGGCGGCCAGGCCACCGGGACCGACGGGATCGCCGGTGCAGGCGGCACCGGCGGGCGCGGCGGCGCCGGGGGTGA
- a CDS encoding PGRS repeat-containing protein, which translates to MTSPVGSAVDTVINFPTATLFHIDLIGNGAPGTEADPTGGAGGILFGDGGAGYSSTTAGVAVGNGGNAGLIGNGGAGGDGGAGTAGGNGGNGGLLIGNGGNGGDGGTATTASYAGADGGNGGNGGLLFGQGGNGGNGGAGSDGGTGIDGANATTPGATGGNGGEGAAAGAGGSGGAGGRGGLLFSDGGHGGQGGAGGDGGTGGTGGTGGTAGTTVAAGAGGAGGPGAMGGQGGAGGAGGSGGFLGQGGNGGNGGAAGDGGAGGTGGTGGAGNSEFPAGGSGGDGGAGGQAGTAGFGGAAGSSFLFGHQGMAGATGAAGTAGSAGATGADGANG; encoded by the coding sequence GTGACAAGCCCAGTGGGTTCAGCGGTGGACACTGTGATCAATTTCCCGACCGCCACCCTCTTTCATATTGACCTGATCGGCAACGGCGCTCCCGGGACGGAGGCAGACCCCACCGGCGGTGCCGGCGGGATCCTCTTCGGTGACGGCGGTGCCGGGTACAGCTCCACCACAGCCGGTGTGGCCGTCGGCAACGGCGGCAACGCCGGGCTGATCGGCAACGGCGGTGCCGGCGGTGACGGCGGCGCCGGGACCGCGGGCGGCAACGGCGGCAACGGCGGGTTGCTGATCGGCAACGGCGGGAACGGCGGTGACGGCGGCACCGCGACCACCGCGTCCTACGCCGGCGCGGACGGCGGAAACGGCGGCAACGGGGGGTTGTTGTTCGGCCAGGGCGGCAACGGCGGCAACGGCGGTGCCGGCAGCGACGGCGGCACCGGCATCGACGGTGCCAACGCCACCACTCCGGGCGCCACGGGCGGCAACGGCGGGGAAGGCGCTGCCGCCGGCGCTGGCGGGTCCGGCGGCGCCGGCGGGCGCGGCGGTCTGCTGTTCAGCGACGGCGGCCACGGCGGCCAGGGCGGCGCAGGGGGCGACGGCGGTACCGGCGGCACCGGCGGCACCGGCGGTACCGCCGGTACGACAGTCGCCGCCGGCGCGGGCGGTGCCGGTGGTCCCGGTGCCATGGGGGGACAGGGCGGCGCCGGCGGCGCCGGCGGCAGCGGCGGCTTTTTGGGCCAGGGCGGTAACGGTGGCAACGGCGGCGCGGCCGGCGACGGCGGGGCCGGCGGTACCGGCGGCACCGGCGGCGCGGGCAACTCGGAATTTCCGGCCGGCGGCAGCGGCGGCGACGGCGGGGCCGGCGGCCAGGCCGGGACAGCCGGTTTCGGCGGGGCTGCCGGCTCCTCTTTCCTGTTCGGGCACCAGGGCATGGCCGGTGCCACCGGCGCGGCCGGCACGGCCGGCAGCGCCGGGGCGACCGGTGCGGATGGCGCGAACGGGTGA
- a CDS encoding gluconate 2-dehydrogenase subunit 3 family protein, which translates to MPNSEAAHGSGLSAPVSRRAVLGGLSLLPLAATVPGVLPAASADTTYRFLTAHQAAVLDAATRRLIPGPEDEALEIGSPGAHEANVVRYLDNMLAAFTFSPPLVHAGGPWSNRQGGTEDFMADFVPLDRTQTYGWQQRIATLREQFTNGIALLDQLAGGDFTTVSKARQDLILAHGKAVSFTKLLFTHTIEGMYAVPEYGGNANLVGWQDIKWVGDIQPRGFTNAEVEAPEYDPIGPLGGIIEMLLRGGWQQIIAKMGGKGGVNA; encoded by the coding sequence CGGTGTCTCGGCGCGCGGTGCTGGGCGGGCTGAGCCTGTTGCCGCTGGCCGCCACCGTGCCGGGTGTGCTCCCGGCTGCGTCCGCCGACACGACATACCGATTCCTCACGGCCCACCAGGCCGCCGTGCTCGACGCCGCCACTCGCCGCCTGATCCCCGGCCCGGAAGACGAGGCGCTGGAGATCGGCTCGCCGGGCGCGCACGAAGCCAACGTCGTCCGCTATCTGGACAACATGTTGGCAGCCTTCACGTTCTCGCCGCCTTTGGTGCACGCAGGCGGACCGTGGAGCAACCGTCAAGGCGGCACCGAGGATTTCATGGCCGACTTCGTCCCGCTCGACCGCACCCAGACCTACGGGTGGCAGCAGCGGATCGCGACCCTTCGCGAGCAGTTCACCAACGGGATCGCGCTCCTTGATCAGTTGGCCGGCGGTGACTTCACCACGGTGTCCAAGGCGCGTCAAGACCTCATCCTGGCCCACGGTAAGGCGGTGTCCTTCACCAAATTGCTGTTCACCCACACCATCGAGGGGATGTATGCCGTCCCGGAGTACGGAGGGAACGCCAATCTGGTCGGCTGGCAGGACATCAAGTGGGTCGGCGACATTCAGCCGCGGGGCTTCACCAATGCCGAAGTCGAAGCACCCGAGTATGACCCGATCGGCCCCCTGGGGGGGATCATCGAGATGCTGCTGCGCGGGGGCTGGCAGCAGATCATCGCCAAGATGGGCGGAAAAGGCGGCGTCAATGCCTAA
- a CDS encoding class I SAM-dependent methyltransferase, with the protein MTRTDNDTWDLASSVGATATMVAAARARATDADPPLINDPFAEPLVRAVGIDVFTRLASGELNPADRPDDDGDGSADLHRMTDNMAVRTKFFDEFFLEATRAGIRQVVILASGLDARAYRLPWPPGTVVYEIDQPQVIEFKSRTLAELGAEPTAERRAVAVDLRDDWPAALRAAGFDPNRPTAWSAEGLLGYLPPEAQDRLLDTVTALSAPGSRFATESAPNHEPADEERFKERMRKASRRWREHGFDLDMTELVYFGDRNEAASYLSDRGWQMNGSSIQELFAANGLPPLDGEAVQFADLRYVHGILTGTARN; encoded by the coding sequence ATGACGCGCACCGATAACGACACCTGGGATCTGGCATCCAGCGTCGGCGCGACCGCGACCATGGTCGCGGCTGCCCGCGCACGGGCAACCGATGCCGATCCTCCGTTGATCAACGACCCGTTCGCTGAGCCGTTGGTGCGCGCGGTGGGCATCGACGTGTTCACCCGCCTGGCCAGCGGCGAACTCAACCCCGCGGACCGGCCCGACGACGATGGGGACGGCTCGGCCGACCTGCACCGGATGACCGACAACATGGCGGTTCGCACCAAGTTTTTCGATGAGTTCTTCCTGGAGGCGACACGAGCAGGTATCCGGCAAGTGGTGATCCTGGCGTCCGGGCTGGATGCACGCGCCTACCGGTTACCGTGGCCCCCCGGCACGGTGGTCTACGAGATCGACCAGCCCCAGGTCATCGAATTCAAATCCCGCACGCTCGCCGAGCTGGGCGCCGAACCCACCGCGGAGCGGCGCGCAGTCGCTGTCGATTTACGTGACGACTGGCCCGCGGCGCTGCGCGCGGCCGGCTTCGATCCGAACCGTCCGACGGCGTGGAGCGCTGAGGGGCTGTTGGGCTATCTCCCGCCGGAGGCGCAGGACCGCCTGCTTGACACCGTCACGGCGCTCAGCGCCCCCGGCAGCCGGTTCGCCACCGAAAGCGCGCCCAACCACGAGCCCGCCGACGAGGAGCGGTTCAAAGAACGCATGCGCAAAGCCTCCCGGCGCTGGCGTGAACACGGATTCGACCTTGACATGACCGAGCTCGTCTACTTCGGCGACCGCAACGAAGCCGCGTCGTATTTGTCCGACCGCGGCTGGCAGATGAACGGCAGCAGCATCCAGGAACTGTTCGCCGCCAACGGGCTTCCGCCGCTGGACGGCGAAGCGGTGCAGTTCGCCGACCTGCGCTACGTGCACGGCATTCTGACCGGTACCGCTCGCAACTAG
- a CDS encoding PE family protein, with product MAGDGGHGGNGGAGVTAGGAGGNGGAGGSGGTGGNGANSAQGPAGDGGNGANGGNGGDGGNGGSAPTPGTYGEGGAAGAGGDGGAAGVGNPDGAPGTTGVSGQPGENGQPGGSSTSSGSGAG from the coding sequence ATGGCCGGCGACGGCGGTCACGGCGGCAACGGCGGGGCCGGCGTCACGGCTGGCGGCGCCGGCGGGAACGGCGGCGCTGGAGGCAGCGGCGGAACCGGTGGGAACGGTGCGAATTCCGCGCAAGGGCCCGCCGGTGACGGCGGTAACGGCGCCAACGGCGGCAACGGCGGTGACGGCGGCAACGGCGGCAGCGCCCCCACCCCGGGTACCTACGGCGAGGGCGGGGCCGCCGGGGCGGGCGGCGACGGCGGGGCCGCCGGGGTCGGCAATCCCGACGGCGCGCCCGGAACCACCGGGGTCAGCGGCCAACCCGGTGAGAACGGCCAGCCCGGCGGCTCCAGCACGTCCAGCGGGTCGGGTGCCGGATGA
- the sppA gene encoding signal peptide peptidase SppA has translation MFTFVPDFPGSGEVRALAGWIDTARHHGVPNGCVLEVDLRSVPPETAGFDPLALITGGGRQMVLRDMVAAIHRAADDKRVAGLIARVQLSSAPAGPVQELRDAVAAFTAVKPSLAWAETYPGTLSYYLASAFGEVWMQPSGTVGLVGFATNAVFLRGALAKAGIDAQFVARGEYKSAANLFTQDRYTDAHREADTRLLESLHTQVWAAIAESRKIDPEVVDELADRAPLLRDDAVDSGLVDRIGFRDQAYARIAELVGAEGISPESGDADLHENAPPRLYLTRYARASAPRPGPPAPPIPGRRPKPKIAIVTVAGPIVNGRGGPSGLPFAHSAAGADTIAAALREAAADDALSAIVLRVDSQGGLLTASETIWRAVTKARERGKPVVASMGAVAASGGYYIAMGADAIVANPGTITGSIGVVTGKLVARDLKDRLGVGFDAVRTNANADAWSINAPFTPQQQSLVEAETDLCYADFVRRVAEGRKLSIEAVDAVARGRVWTGADALERGLVDELGGLRTALRRAKILAGLDPDADVRIVSYPSSSLWEVVRPRPSSQPATVSLPGAVGALLSRAVAGMIEQAEQTFTGTSALWLGDSRLR, from the coding sequence ATGTTCACTTTCGTGCCCGACTTTCCCGGTAGCGGAGAGGTGCGTGCGTTGGCCGGCTGGATCGATACCGCCCGCCACCATGGGGTGCCCAATGGCTGCGTGCTGGAAGTGGACCTGCGGTCCGTGCCGCCGGAGACCGCTGGTTTCGACCCGCTCGCGCTGATCACCGGCGGCGGGCGTCAGATGGTGCTGCGCGATATGGTGGCCGCGATTCACCGCGCCGCCGACGACAAGCGCGTCGCCGGGCTGATTGCCCGGGTGCAGCTGTCGTCCGCACCCGCTGGGCCGGTTCAAGAGTTGCGCGACGCTGTCGCGGCATTCACCGCCGTCAAACCGTCACTGGCCTGGGCCGAGACCTATCCGGGAACCCTGTCCTACTATCTGGCTTCGGCCTTCGGCGAGGTCTGGATGCAGCCCTCGGGAACCGTCGGGCTGGTGGGTTTCGCGACTAACGCCGTGTTCCTGCGCGGCGCGCTCGCCAAGGCCGGCATCGACGCGCAATTCGTCGCGCGCGGCGAATACAAGTCTGCAGCAAATCTTTTCACGCAGGACCGCTACACCGACGCGCATCGCGAGGCCGACACCCGGCTACTGGAAAGCCTGCACACCCAGGTGTGGGCGGCGATCGCCGAATCGCGCAAGATCGACCCCGAGGTGGTCGACGAGCTGGCCGACCGGGCACCGCTGCTGCGTGACGACGCTGTGGACTCGGGTCTTGTCGACCGGATCGGGTTCCGCGACCAGGCGTATGCGCGAATCGCCGAACTCGTTGGTGCGGAGGGTATCTCACCGGAATCTGGTGATGCAGACTTGCACGAGAATGCGCCGCCGCGGCTTTATCTGACACGGTACGCCCGCGCGAGCGCGCCGCGGCCCGGGCCACCCGCGCCACCGATTCCCGGCCGCAGGCCCAAGCCCAAGATCGCCATCGTCACCGTAGCCGGCCCGATTGTCAACGGGCGGGGCGGGCCGTCGGGACTGCCCTTCGCCCACTCCGCCGCCGGTGCCGACACCATCGCTGCCGCGCTGCGGGAAGCCGCCGCTGACGACGCGCTGTCGGCGATTGTGCTGAGGGTCGACAGCCAGGGCGGGTTGCTGACCGCGTCGGAGACCATCTGGCGCGCGGTGACCAAGGCCCGCGAACGGGGTAAGCCGGTGGTGGCGTCGATGGGTGCGGTTGCGGCCTCAGGGGGCTACTACATTGCGATGGGGGCGGATGCGATCGTGGCCAACCCGGGCACCATCACCGGGTCGATCGGTGTCGTCACGGGAAAGCTGGTGGCCCGGGATCTCAAGGACCGGCTGGGTGTGGGGTTTGATGCCGTGCGCACCAACGCCAACGCCGATGCCTGGTCGATTAACGCGCCCTTTACCCCGCAACAGCAGTCGTTGGTCGAAGCCGAGACTGACCTATGTTATGCCGATTTCGTCCGGCGGGTCGCCGAGGGCCGCAAGCTGAGCATCGAAGCTGTGGATGCTGTTGCGCGGGGCCGGGTCTGGACCGGTGCCGACGCTTTGGAGCGTGGACTGGTCGATGAACTCGGCGGCCTGCGCACCGCGCTGCGCCGGGCCAAGATCCTGGCCGGCCTGGATCCTGACGCCGACGTCCGCATCGTCAGCTATCCGAGTTCGTCGCTGTGGGAGGTCGTGCGGCCGCGTCCGTCGTCACAGCCGGCCACCGTGTCGCTGCCCGGCGCAGTCGGGGCACTGCTGAGCCGGGCGGTTGCCGGGATGATCGAGCAGGCCGAGCAGACGTTCACCGGGACCAGTGCGCTGTGGCTGGGGGACTCGCGGCTGCGATAA
- a CDS encoding GMC oxidoreductase, which produces MPKAIVVGSGAGGSIVSMVLAEAGWDVVLFEMGPQYFTNLAGHGPFPTVFSNDELKHLRYFENPDPIAFPRTFRQKASQNAAATYVGKVDDLANQVGGTYPHSDQKFCRLWDIDFKGLSLLGPVPGADMADWPFEYSDIAPYYDEVEKLIGTQGDLGSTPALVLQHAPQDTPFPMPPGPQQRSSLLLAAGAKRLGLHPYFYPMVINSVEYNGTPACNNCGFCSGYGCPISAKPSTLIPLRRALRTGRVDLRPLTQVTKVNFTGRRATGVSFIGPQGQSGGESADVVVLSCSAVLTPWLALLSELPDPYGRIGKRIMFQNFYEGFAIFLDQRVHAYKGRALTQCMQDFNDPDFPGARAFARVAGLPYIRAGLCELGGSQYPISEGQFYQQILGFLPGVQFFGRPFKQLMRASLLRDRLAGVDCFATDMPYLTNNVTLDPTIKNVNGQPVPRITYNIGKFEQVAEDFFVPLVAAMCGASGAQLFAAVPKRLVASLSGPPLPSGKHTMGGMQMGTDPKTSVVDANGRMHFMDNVYVADGSVFVTSSGSPPTQTIMAVALRTARGLTGQRKN; this is translated from the coding sequence ATGCCTAAAGCGATCGTCGTCGGATCGGGCGCCGGCGGGTCGATCGTGTCGATGGTGCTCGCCGAAGCCGGCTGGGATGTGGTGCTCTTCGAGATGGGGCCGCAATATTTCACCAACCTCGCCGGACATGGACCGTTTCCGACGGTATTTTCCAACGACGAGCTCAAACACCTGCGCTATTTCGAAAACCCCGACCCTATCGCGTTTCCGCGCACCTTTCGGCAAAAGGCGAGCCAAAACGCCGCGGCGACCTACGTCGGCAAGGTCGATGACCTGGCCAACCAGGTCGGGGGCACCTACCCGCATTCGGATCAGAAGTTTTGCCGACTGTGGGATATCGACTTCAAGGGGCTGTCGCTGCTGGGCCCGGTGCCCGGCGCGGATATGGCCGATTGGCCATTCGAATACAGCGACATCGCACCGTACTACGACGAGGTCGAGAAGCTGATCGGCACCCAGGGTGATCTGGGGTCGACACCTGCGCTGGTGCTACAACATGCGCCGCAGGACACGCCGTTCCCGATGCCGCCGGGACCGCAGCAGCGCTCGTCTCTGCTGCTTGCCGCCGGAGCCAAACGTCTCGGTTTACATCCTTACTTTTATCCGATGGTGATCAACTCGGTGGAATACAACGGCACCCCGGCATGTAACAACTGCGGGTTTTGTTCGGGCTACGGCTGCCCGATCTCGGCCAAACCGAGCACCTTGATCCCGCTGCGGCGGGCGCTGCGCACCGGGCGGGTGGACTTGCGGCCACTCACGCAGGTCACCAAGGTCAATTTCACCGGCCGGCGGGCCACCGGAGTGTCGTTCATCGGACCACAGGGCCAATCCGGCGGGGAAAGCGCCGATGTAGTGGTGCTGTCCTGTTCGGCGGTGTTGACACCGTGGCTGGCGCTCCTGTCTGAGCTGCCTGATCCCTACGGCCGCATCGGCAAACGGATCATGTTTCAAAATTTCTACGAAGGGTTCGCCATCTTCCTGGACCAGCGGGTGCACGCCTACAAAGGCCGTGCGCTCACGCAGTGTATGCAGGACTTCAACGATCCCGATTTTCCCGGGGCCCGGGCTTTCGCCCGGGTGGCCGGGCTGCCCTATATCCGGGCCGGGTTATGCGAGCTCGGCGGCAGCCAGTACCCGATATCAGAAGGTCAGTTTTATCAGCAGATCCTCGGGTTCTTGCCCGGGGTGCAGTTTTTCGGCCGCCCGTTCAAACAGCTGATGCGCGCCTCGCTGCTGCGTGACCGGCTGGCCGGGGTGGACTGTTTCGCCACCGACATGCCGTATCTGACCAACAACGTCACGTTGGACCCCACGATCAAAAACGTCAACGGCCAGCCGGTGCCCCGGATCACCTATAACATCGGCAAATTCGAGCAGGTCGCCGAAGACTTCTTCGTGCCGCTGGTGGCAGCGATGTGCGGGGCATCCGGCGCTCAGCTGTTCGCTGCGGTACCCAAGCGTCTGGTCGCTTCACTGTCGGGCCCACCGCTGCCCAGCGGCAAGCACACCATGGGCGGGATGCAGATGGGCACCGACCCCAAAACCAGTGTCGTCGACGCGAATGGGCGCATGCACTTCATGGACAACGTCTACGTCGCCGACGGCAGCGTATTCGTCACCTCCAGCGGCAGTCCCCCCACTCAGACCATCATGGCGGTGGCGTTGCGCACCGCGCGCGGGCTCACCGGCCAGCGGAAAAACTGA
- a CDS encoding GMC oxidoreductase: MPKAIVVGSGAGGSIVAMELAEAGWDVVLFEKGPNYYSNLAGRGPFTTVFSNDELKRHRYFEQPDPIAFPRTFRQKASQNAAATYVGSVNDLSNQVGGTFPHSDCKFTRMWDIDFKGLSLLGPVPGADMADWPFEYSDIAPYYDELQTLLGVQGDLGSIPALVQKHQPQQTPFPMPPGAQQRSSMLLAAGAKRLGLHPFYFPMAINSVEYNGSPACNNCGFCSGYGCPISAKPTTLIPLRRALHTGRLDLRPLTQVLQVKFTGRRATGVSYLNPQGQSGTENADVIVLACSAILTPHLALLSGLPDPYGRIGTRIMFQNFYDGFAIFLDQRVHAYKGRAITQCMFDFNDPDFPGARAFARLNGLPYIRAGLCELGGSQFPIEEANFYQQILGFLPGVQFFGRPFKQLMRASLLRDRLAGVDCFATDMPYLTNNVTLDPTVKDINGQPAPRITYNIGKFEQVAEDFFVPLLAAMCGASGAQLFAAVPTRLVTSLSGPPVPSGYHTMGGMQMGTDPKTSVVDANGRMHFMDNVYVADSSVFVTSGGSNPTQTIMAVALRIARGLTGRRKP; the protein is encoded by the coding sequence ATGCCTAAAGCAATCGTCGTCGGATCGGGCGCCGGCGGGTCGATCGTGGCGATGGAGCTCGCCGAGGCCGGCTGGGATGTGGTGCTCTTCGAGAAGGGGCCGAACTACTACAGCAACCTGGCCGGGCGCGGGCCGTTTACCACGGTGTTTTCCAACGACGAGCTCAAACGCCACCGCTATTTCGAGCAGCCGGACCCCATCGCCTTCCCGCGCACATTTCGCCAAAAAGCCAGCCAAAACGCGGCCGCGACCTACGTCGGCTCCGTCAACGACCTTTCGAACCAGGTGGGGGGCACCTTTCCGCACTCGGACTGCAAGTTCACCCGGATGTGGGACATCGACTTTAAAGGGCTGTCGCTGCTGGGCCCGGTGCCCGGCGCGGATATGGCCGATTGGCCATTCGAATACAGCGACATCGCACCGTACTACGACGAGCTTCAGACCCTGCTCGGGGTGCAGGGGGATCTCGGGTCGATACCTGCTCTGGTACAGAAACACCAGCCGCAGCAGACACCGTTCCCGATGCCGCCCGGGGCGCAGCAGCGCTCATCGATGCTGCTTGCCGCCGGGGCGAAACGCCTGGGGCTGCATCCGTTTTATTTCCCGATGGCGATCAACTCGGTGGAATACAACGGCAGCCCGGCGTGCAACAACTGCGGGTTCTGTTCGGGCTACGGCTGCCCGATCTCAGCTAAACCGACCACCCTGATCCCGCTGCGGCGGGCGCTGCACACCGGACGGCTGGACTTGCGGCCACTCACCCAAGTCCTGCAGGTCAAGTTCACCGGCCGACGAGCCACCGGTGTGTCCTATCTCAACCCGCAGGGCCAGTCCGGCACCGAAAACGCCGACGTGATCGTGCTGGCCTGCTCGGCGATTCTGACACCGCATCTGGCGCTGCTGTCCGGCCTGCCCGACCCGTATGGGCGCATCGGCACGCGGATCATGTTCCAAAACTTCTACGACGGGTTCGCCATCTTCCTGGACCAACGGGTACACGCCTACAAAGGCCGCGCGATCACCCAGTGCATGTTCGATTTCAATGATCCCGATTTCCCCGGTGCCCGCGCCTTTGCCCGGCTCAACGGGCTGCCCTATATCCGCGCCGGACTGTGCGAGCTCGGCGGCAGCCAATTCCCGATCGAGGAGGCCAATTTCTATCAGCAGATTCTGGGGTTTTTGCCGGGGGTGCAGTTTTTCGGCCGCCCGTTCAAACAGCTGATGCGCGCCTCGCTGCTGCGCGACCGGCTCGCTGGTGTGGACTGTTTCGCCACCGACATGCCGTATCTGACCAACAATGTCACCTTGGATCCGACGGTCAAAGACATTAACGGTCAGCCCGCGCCCCGGATCACCTACAACATTGGCAAATTCGAGCAGGTCGCCGAAGACTTCTTCGTGCCGCTGCTTGCCGCGATGTGCGGGGCATCCGGCGCTCAGCTGTTCGCCGCCGTACCCACACGCCTTGTCACGTCGCTTTCCGGCCCACCGGTGCCCAGCGGCTATCACACCATGGGGGGAATGCAGATGGGCACCGACCCCAAAACAAGCGTTGTCGACGCGAATGGCCGCATGCATTTTATGGATAACGTCTACGTTGCTGACAGCAGCGTATTCGTCACCTCCGGCGGCTCGAACCCCACCCAGACGATCATGGCGGTAGCACTGCGCATCGCCCGCGGGCTCACCGGCCGGCGCAAACCCTGA